A genomic segment from Streptomyces sp. NBC_00654 encodes:
- a CDS encoding response regulator transcription factor, whose amino-acid sequence MCANVIVAEDDAKQAELVRRYLEREGHCVRVVGDGLAALDEVRHQEPDLLVLDVMMPRADGLDVVRVLRAECRELPVLMLTARTTEDDLLLGLDLGADDYMTKPYSPRELMARVRTLLRRTRRPGAAPAPEDPVLRVGALAVDPGRHEVTVGGGRVECTPGEFRILAALAAQPDRVFTRQRLLEELHGFDRYIGDRTVDVHIMNLRKKIEPTPRRPVRLLTVFGVGYKLTDPEKGIRRA is encoded by the coding sequence GTGTGCGCAAACGTCATAGTCGCCGAAGACGACGCGAAGCAGGCCGAACTGGTACGCCGCTACCTCGAACGGGAGGGCCATTGTGTGCGGGTGGTGGGCGACGGGCTCGCCGCGCTCGACGAGGTACGGCACCAGGAGCCGGACCTGCTCGTGCTCGATGTCATGATGCCGCGGGCCGACGGTCTGGACGTGGTGCGGGTGCTGCGTGCCGAGTGCCGCGAGCTGCCCGTGCTGATGCTGACGGCCCGCACCACGGAGGACGACCTGCTGCTCGGGCTCGATCTGGGCGCGGACGACTACATGACCAAGCCGTACAGTCCGCGCGAGCTGATGGCGCGGGTCCGTACGCTGCTGCGCCGCACCCGGCGGCCGGGGGCGGCCCCGGCTCCGGAGGACCCGGTGCTGAGGGTGGGCGCGCTGGCGGTCGATCCCGGCCGGCACGAGGTGACGGTCGGCGGTGGGCGGGTGGAGTGCACCCCCGGTGAGTTCCGCATCCTGGCGGCTCTGGCCGCCCAGCCCGACCGGGTCTTCACCCGGCAGCGGCTCCTGGAGGAACTGCACGGTTTCGACCGGTACATCGGGGACCGGACCGTCGATGTGCACATCATGAACCTGCGGAAGAAGATCGAGCCCACCCCGCGCCGGCCGGTCAGACTGCTCACGGTCTTCGGCGTCGGGTACAAGCTGACGGACCCCGAAAAGGGAATCCGGCGTGCCTAG
- a CDS encoding amino acid permease, with amino-acid sequence MDDRTAAAGPPAAAPPAAGGSPHVDAGDAGYSKDLTSRHINMIAIGGAIGTGLFLGAGGRLAGAGPSLALAYAVCGVFAFFVVRALGELVLYRPSSGAFVSYAREFMGEKGAFAAGWLYFLNWSTTAVADITAAATYAHFWGVFSDIPQWILALIALTVVLAANLISVKYFGEMEFWFAIVKVAALAAFMLTGIFLVVTQHPVDGHTPGLATVSGNGGLFPVGVLPMLLVIQGVVFAYASVELCGVAAGETREPGRIMPGAINSIMWRVGLFYVGSVVLLALLLPYTSYSDDRSPFVTVMDGLGVPGAAGVMNLVVLTAALSSLNSGLYSTGRILRSMALAGSAPAFTGRMNKGRVPYGGILLTAGFGVLGVGLNYVMPGQAFEIVLNFASIGILGTWGMIMLCSLLFWHRSLDGRVTRPSYRLPWAPYTQLVTLLFLLCVAFLMWWGGGVGRTTVTLLPLIAAALVGGWFAVRARVGELARERRDARGGPGTRKDPR; translated from the coding sequence ATGGATGACCGCACCGCAGCGGCCGGTCCGCCCGCCGCCGCCCCACCCGCGGCGGGCGGCTCCCCCCATGTGGACGCCGGCGACGCCGGATACAGCAAGGACCTCACCTCCCGCCACATCAACATGATCGCCATCGGCGGCGCGATCGGCACGGGACTGTTCCTGGGCGCGGGCGGGCGGCTGGCCGGAGCGGGTCCCTCCCTCGCCCTCGCCTACGCGGTCTGCGGTGTCTTCGCGTTCTTCGTCGTCCGCGCGCTGGGTGAACTGGTCCTGTACCGCCCCTCCTCCGGCGCCTTCGTCTCGTACGCCCGTGAGTTCATGGGTGAGAAGGGCGCCTTCGCGGCCGGCTGGCTGTACTTCCTGAACTGGTCGACCACAGCGGTCGCCGATATCACCGCGGCCGCCACCTACGCGCATTTCTGGGGCGTGTTCAGCGACATCCCGCAGTGGATACTCGCCCTGATCGCCCTCACCGTCGTCCTGGCCGCCAATCTCATCTCGGTGAAGTACTTCGGTGAGATGGAGTTCTGGTTCGCGATCGTCAAGGTCGCCGCCCTGGCCGCCTTCATGCTGACCGGCATCTTCCTGGTGGTCACCCAGCACCCGGTGGACGGCCACACCCCGGGGTTGGCCACCGTCTCCGGCAACGGCGGGCTCTTCCCCGTCGGCGTGCTCCCGATGCTGCTGGTGATCCAGGGGGTCGTCTTCGCGTACGCCTCCGTCGAACTGTGCGGCGTCGCGGCCGGTGAGACCCGCGAGCCCGGGAGGATCATGCCCGGGGCGATCAACTCGATCATGTGGCGCGTCGGTCTGTTCTACGTCGGCTCGGTGGTACTGCTCGCCCTGCTGCTGCCCTACACCTCGTACTCGGACGACCGGAGTCCGTTCGTCACGGTCATGGACGGACTGGGTGTTCCTGGGGCGGCCGGTGTGATGAACCTGGTCGTCCTGACCGCGGCCCTGTCCAGCCTGAACTCCGGCCTGTACTCCACGGGCCGCATCCTGCGGTCCATGGCCCTGGCGGGCTCCGCGCCCGCGTTCACCGGCCGGATGAACAAGGGCCGGGTGCCCTACGGCGGCATTCTGCTGACCGCGGGTTTCGGTGTCCTCGGTGTCGGGCTGAACTACGTCATGCCTGGGCAGGCGTTCGAGATCGTCCTCAACTTCGCGTCGATCGGCATCCTCGGCACCTGGGGCATGATCATGCTCTGCTCCCTGCTGTTCTGGCACCGCTCACTGGACGGCCGCGTCACACGCCCCTCGTACCGGCTGCCCTGGGCCCCGTACACCCAGCTCGTCACCCTGCTCTTCCTGCTCTGCGTCGCCTTCCTGATGTGGTGGGGCGGCGGGGTGGGCCGCACCACCGTGACGCTCCTGCCACTGATCGCGGCCGCGCTGGTCGGCGGCTGGTTCGCCGTCCGCGCCCGGGTGGGCGAACTCGCCCGCGAGCGCCGGGACGCCCGGGGTGGCCCCGGAACGCGAAAAGACCCCAGATGA
- the sph gene encoding sphingomyelin phosphodiesterase, giving the protein MPHTALRRLSGVTLSAALTAVTLAVGTPQAAAAETPSLRVLSYNAFIFSKTLYPNWGQDHRAAEIPKASFFRGNDVVVLQEAFDNSASDALLRNASAEYPHQTPVVGRSRSGWDATGGSYSATTPEDGGVSVLSTWPIVRKEQYVFKDACGGDWFSNKGFAYAELNVNGTPVHIVGTHAQSTDPGCTAGQAAQMRSRQFKEIDAFLDAKRIPASEQVVVAGDFNVDFHSSEYASLLADAGLTAADARTGHPYSFDTRDNSIASERYPDDPREDLDHVLHRAGHAKPSGWTNEVVKERSAPWTVSSWGKDYTYTDLSDHYPVVASGR; this is encoded by the coding sequence GTGCCGCACACCGCGCTCCGCCGCCTCTCCGGCGTGACCCTGTCCGCCGCGCTCACCGCCGTCACACTGGCCGTCGGCACCCCGCAGGCAGCGGCCGCCGAAACGCCGTCACTGCGGGTCCTCTCCTACAATGCTTTCATCTTCAGCAAGACCCTCTATCCCAACTGGGGCCAGGACCACCGGGCGGCGGAGATACCGAAGGCCTCGTTCTTCCGGGGCAACGACGTCGTCGTGCTCCAGGAGGCGTTCGACAACTCGGCCTCCGACGCCCTGCTGCGCAACGCGTCCGCCGAGTACCCGCACCAGACCCCGGTGGTGGGCCGGAGCAGGAGCGGCTGGGACGCGACCGGCGGATCGTACTCGGCCACCACACCGGAGGACGGCGGGGTGAGCGTGCTGAGCACATGGCCGATCGTCCGCAAGGAGCAGTACGTGTTCAAGGACGCCTGCGGCGGCGACTGGTTCTCCAACAAGGGCTTCGCCTACGCCGAACTGAACGTGAACGGCACCCCGGTCCACATCGTCGGCACCCACGCCCAGTCGACGGACCCCGGGTGCACGGCGGGCCAGGCGGCGCAGATGCGCAGCCGGCAGTTCAAGGAGATCGACGCCTTCCTTGACGCCAAGCGGATCCCCGCCTCCGAACAGGTCGTCGTGGCGGGCGACTTCAACGTCGACTTCCACTCCTCCGAGTACGCCTCGCTGCTCGCCGACGCCGGGCTGACCGCCGCCGACGCACGGACCGGGCACCCGTACTCCTTCGACACCAGGGACAACTCGATCGCCTCCGAGCGCTACCCCGACGACCCCCGGGAGGACCTCGACCACGTCCTGCACCGCGCCGGGCACGCGAAGCCCTCCGGGTGGACGAACGAGGTGGTCAAGGAGCGGAGCGCACCCTGGACCGTCTCCAGCTGGGGCAAGGACTACACGTACACCGACCTCTCCGACCACTACCCGGTGGTCGCGTCAGGCAGGTAG
- a CDS encoding HAMP domain-containing sensor histidine kinase has translation MPSGRGPDRLPLRRSLFGRLLGVSALVAACSVAATAWLAVQTTSGAIKQEQGQNLTADARIYDTLLGYAALNSTWDGVGPTVERLAEQSGRRVALTTQGRQPLADSATGRTPPALPPQASAVVDPMSVDTVLAPENAGRSGAADDRVDARAVGPFRLSAAERTELRRTADRGVACLSRAGIASDVVVEPSGRPRIQVVGNDPERMRGARCDPGTLEEPTRTEQQALRALNQLADACLKRQGRTAVRLNQDLSWAQDSEAPGAPRPMPSPGKVKLPAPVVRPTAHTSEGDRAVASCVGTARREQLSSYVASPALLFIGDEGGTTVPGFDLSPANTAKIAGAAALVLALTVGASVLAGARLVRPLRALTGAAQRMRDGEEPASVPVTADNEIGRLASAFNDMSAHRARLEEQRKAMVSDVAHELRTPLSNIRGWLEAAQDGLADPDPAFVSSLLEEAVQLQHIIDDLQDLSAADAGVLRLHPERLRVAELLGQVAAAHQVQAETAGVTLTVDAVPGLTADADPVRLRQAVGNLVSNAVRHTPAGGRVTLRSYGSESGEHLVVEVVDTGNGIGPEDLPHVFDRFWRAEKSRSRRTGGSGLGLAIVRKLTEAHGGTASAASTEGTGSVFTLRLPVAGTDMTGPGTAGTCGSEAGMSGAGGKGAGEQAGRRG, from the coding sequence GTGCCTAGCGGGCGGGGCCCGGACCGGCTGCCGCTGCGCAGAAGTCTGTTCGGGCGGCTGCTCGGCGTGTCGGCGCTGGTGGCGGCCTGTTCGGTGGCGGCGACCGCCTGGCTGGCCGTGCAGACCACCTCCGGGGCGATCAAGCAGGAACAGGGACAGAACCTCACCGCCGACGCACGGATCTACGACACGCTGCTGGGATACGCGGCCCTCAACTCCACCTGGGACGGCGTCGGGCCGACCGTGGAGCGGCTGGCCGAACAGTCCGGGCGCAGGGTGGCGCTGACCACACAGGGACGGCAGCCCCTCGCCGACTCCGCCACCGGCCGGACCCCGCCCGCGCTGCCTCCCCAGGCGTCCGCGGTCGTCGACCCGATGTCCGTGGACACGGTGCTGGCACCCGAGAACGCCGGCCGCTCCGGTGCGGCCGACGACCGGGTCGACGCGCGTGCGGTCGGCCCGTTCCGGCTGTCCGCGGCGGAGCGTACGGAGCTGCGGCGGACCGCCGACCGGGGGGTGGCGTGCCTGAGCCGGGCGGGGATCGCCTCGGACGTGGTCGTGGAACCGAGCGGACGGCCCCGTATCCAGGTCGTGGGCAACGACCCCGAGCGGATGCGGGGCGCCAGATGCGACCCGGGGACGCTGGAGGAACCCACCCGCACCGAACAGCAGGCGCTCAGGGCCCTCAACCAGCTGGCCGACGCCTGCCTGAAACGCCAGGGCCGGACCGCTGTGCGGCTGAATCAGGATCTCTCCTGGGCCCAGGACTCCGAAGCGCCGGGCGCGCCCCGGCCCATGCCCTCGCCGGGCAAGGTGAAACTGCCCGCCCCTGTCGTGAGGCCGACGGCACACACGAGTGAGGGCGACCGGGCCGTCGCCTCGTGCGTGGGGACGGCGCGCCGCGAACAGCTCAGCTCCTATGTGGCCTCGCCCGCCCTGCTGTTCATCGGCGACGAGGGCGGCACCACCGTTCCCGGCTTCGACCTCTCCCCGGCGAACACCGCCAAGATCGCCGGTGCCGCCGCACTGGTGCTCGCCCTCACCGTGGGCGCCTCGGTGCTCGCGGGCGCCCGGCTCGTACGCCCGCTGCGCGCGCTGACCGGCGCCGCGCAGCGTATGCGCGACGGCGAGGAACCGGCCTCGGTTCCCGTCACCGCGGACAACGAGATAGGCAGGCTGGCCAGCGCCTTCAACGACATGTCCGCGCACCGGGCGCGGCTGGAGGAGCAGCGCAAGGCCATGGTCAGCGATGTCGCGCACGAGCTGCGCACCCCGCTGAGCAACATCCGGGGCTGGCTGGAGGCCGCCCAGGACGGTCTGGCCGATCCTGATCCGGCGTTCGTCTCCTCGCTCCTGGAGGAGGCGGTGCAGTTGCAGCACATCATCGACGACCTCCAGGACCTGTCCGCGGCCGACGCGGGTGTGCTGCGGCTGCACCCCGAGCGGCTGCGCGTCGCGGAGCTGCTGGGGCAGGTGGCCGCCGCACACCAGGTGCAGGCCGAGACCGCGGGCGTGACGCTGACGGTGGACGCCGTCCCCGGCCTCACCGCCGACGCCGATCCCGTCCGGCTGCGGCAGGCCGTGGGCAACCTCGTCTCCAACGCGGTACGCCACACCCCGGCGGGCGGGCGGGTCACGCTGCGTTCGTACGGCTCCGAGTCCGGGGAGCACCTCGTCGTCGAGGTCGTGGACACGGGCAACGGCATCGGGCCCGAGGACCTTCCCCATGTGTTCGACCGCTTCTGGCGTGCCGAGAAGTCCCGCAGCCGCCGCACGGGCGGCAGCGGCCTCGGGCTGGCCATCGTCCGCAAGCTCACCGAGGCCCACGGGGGTACGGCGAGCGCGGCGAGCACCGAGGGCACCGGTTCGGTCTTCACGCTCCGGCTGCCCGTGGCAGGGACTGACATGACGGGCCCCGGCACGGCAGGGACCTGCGGGTCGGAGGCGGGCATGTCGGGGGCCGGCGGAAAGGGCGCAGGAGAGCAGGCCGGCCGGAGGGGCTGA
- a CDS encoding class F sortase, protein MLPAVAVCVALAGCSTASSDAAPPAAPASSSAGSAGSAGPSGSTGSAGTASEPSSGSPRGERTGQAHPAGVSIPSIGVNSTVMRLGLQADGTVEVPPAEQGMTVGWYTGGAVPGEPGAAVLIGHNDTRFGRAVFHDLKKIREGADVVVRDTAGKNIHFTVTGTETVDKKAFPTDKVYGATEGSTLRLITCDGDFDAAGHPVDNLIVYADPR, encoded by the coding sequence CTGCTGCCCGCCGTCGCCGTCTGCGTCGCGCTGGCCGGCTGCTCCACCGCCTCGTCGGACGCCGCGCCGCCGGCCGCGCCCGCGTCCTCGTCCGCCGGGTCCGCGGGCTCCGCCGGGCCCTCCGGTTCCACCGGCTCCGCGGGCACGGCGTCCGAGCCGTCCAGCGGCTCTCCGCGGGGGGAGAGGACCGGGCAGGCGCATCCCGCCGGAGTCTCCATCCCCTCCATCGGTGTGAACAGCACCGTCATGCGGCTCGGTCTCCAGGCGGACGGCACCGTCGAGGTCCCGCCCGCCGAGCAGGGCATGACCGTGGGCTGGTACACCGGTGGCGCCGTTCCCGGGGAGCCCGGGGCCGCCGTACTGATAGGCCACAACGACACCCGGTTCGGCCGGGCCGTCTTCCATGATCTGAAGAAGATCCGCGAGGGCGCCGATGTCGTCGTCCGCGACACGGCGGGAAAGAACATCCACTTCACGGTCACCGGTACGGAGACCGTCGACAAGAAGGCCTTCCCGACGGACAAGGTCTACGGAGCCACCGAGGGCAGCACGTTGCGTCTGATCACCTGTGACGGCGACTTCGACGCGGCCGGGCATCCCGTGGACAACCTGATCGTCTACGCCGATCCGCGCTGA
- a CDS encoding N-formylglutamate amidohydrolase gives MGAPHPFDLIPGAAGSPVLLHVPHSSRELPPRVRDGIVLDRAALERELDHITDSHTAELAARAAAACALTPWRFVNGLSRLVVDPERFPDDREEMLAVGMGAVYTHTTHRERLRPRDIDPQPLIDRYFHPYAEAMTEAVDARLADAGRAVVIDVHSYPSAPLPYELHGDGPRPPVCLGTDGFHTPPELLARAESAFAGFGGTGLDSPFPGTYVPLKHYGKDPRVSALMIEIRRDVYMSEPGGAAGPGLRELAAALAELVAGA, from the coding sequence ATGGGCGCTCCCCACCCGTTCGACCTGATCCCCGGAGCAGCCGGATCACCCGTGCTGCTGCACGTACCGCACTCCTCGCGGGAGCTGCCGCCGCGCGTCCGGGACGGAATCGTCCTGGACCGGGCCGCCCTGGAGCGGGAACTCGACCACATCACGGACTCCCACACGGCGGAGCTGGCGGCGCGGGCCGCCGCGGCCTGCGCGCTCACCCCGTGGCGGTTCGTCAACGGCCTCTCCCGGCTCGTGGTCGATCCGGAACGGTTCCCGGACGACCGGGAGGAGATGCTGGCCGTGGGCATGGGCGCCGTCTACACCCACACCACGCACCGCGAACGGCTGCGCCCGCGCGACATCGATCCCCAGCCTCTGATCGACCGCTACTTCCACCCGTACGCGGAGGCGATGACCGAGGCGGTCGACGCGCGCCTGGCCGACGCGGGGCGCGCCGTCGTGATCGATGTCCACTCCTACCCGAGCGCGCCGCTCCCCTACGAGCTCCACGGAGACGGACCGCGTCCGCCGGTCTGCCTGGGGACCGACGGTTTCCACACCCCGCCGGAGCTGCTGGCCCGCGCCGAGTCGGCGTTCGCGGGATTCGGCGGGACGGGGCTCGACAGCCCCTTCCCCGGTACCTACGTACCGCTGAAGCACTACGGGAAGGACCCGCGGGTCAGCGCGCTGATGATCGAGATCCGGCGCGATGTGTATATGTCCGAGCCGGGCGGCGCCGCCGGTCCGGGCCTGCGCGAACTGGCTGCGGCACTGGCCGAACTGGTCGCCGGGGCATAG
- a CDS encoding DUF2254 domain-containing protein gives MSDRGYRRPLALSPLREHLRDTFWFAPTLGLVCVFVLWWAASSLDTEIVAHLRAERAYTELGDLMSFAQDAKTIVTTISSAMMTFIGVVFSISLVAVQMASGQLTPRVVRIFVRSRISKLTLTVFLATFLFSLLVLTSYESEADPRRVTSVPLVQSMLTLAMVGLSLLLFIAYVSATLRLMQVGPVTDRITREALRVIRRMPRGPLSGEPLAPETARVMHTGRAGVLRDVNVARLVRAARRQGIVLRLIPRIGDFVVPGTPVLAVHGGAAPPRHALAYTVSVGVERTPHQDLAFGLRQLSDIALRALSAAVNDPTTAVQCLDRVVQFLAAAVRLPLGAVHHRDGAGRVRLVQDVPEWTDLVDLAFEEIRRCSTDTPQVSRRLLAGIDDLLLLAPADRRKPLLRHRALLAQAVERSVPEAAERAFALLPDHQGIG, from the coding sequence ATGAGTGATCGCGGCTACCGAAGGCCCCTGGCACTGTCCCCCCTGCGCGAGCATCTGCGCGACACGTTCTGGTTCGCACCGACCCTGGGGCTCGTGTGCGTCTTCGTGCTGTGGTGGGCCGCCTCCTCGCTGGACACGGAGATCGTCGCGCATCTCCGCGCCGAGCGGGCGTACACCGAGCTCGGCGACCTGATGTCGTTCGCGCAGGACGCGAAGACGATCGTCACCACCATCAGCTCGGCGATGATGACCTTCATCGGTGTCGTCTTCAGCATCTCGCTGGTGGCCGTGCAGATGGCGAGCGGGCAGCTCACGCCCCGGGTGGTGCGGATCTTCGTCAGGAGCCGGATCAGCAAGCTCACCCTGACGGTGTTCCTGGCGACGTTCCTGTTCTCCCTGCTGGTCCTGACCTCGTACGAGAGTGAGGCCGACCCCCGCCGGGTGACCTCCGTGCCGCTGGTGCAGAGCATGCTGACACTGGCGATGGTCGGGCTGAGCCTGCTGCTCTTCATCGCCTATGTGTCGGCCACCCTGCGGCTCATGCAGGTGGGTCCGGTCACCGACCGGATCACGCGCGAGGCGTTGCGGGTGATCCGGCGGATGCCCCGCGGACCCCTGTCCGGGGAACCCCTCGCGCCGGAGACCGCGCGGGTGATGCACACGGGGCGGGCGGGGGTCCTGCGGGACGTGAACGTGGCACGGCTGGTGCGGGCCGCGCGGCGGCAGGGCATCGTCCTGCGGCTCATCCCGCGGATCGGGGATTTCGTGGTGCCGGGGACTCCGGTCCTGGCCGTCCACGGCGGGGCCGCGCCGCCCCGGCACGCGCTGGCGTACACGGTGTCGGTCGGGGTGGAGCGCACCCCGCACCAGGACCTCGCGTTCGGACTGCGGCAGCTTTCGGACATCGCGCTGCGGGCCCTGTCGGCCGCCGTGAACGACCCCACCACCGCCGTGCAGTGTCTCGACCGCGTCGTGCAGTTCCTCGCGGCCGCGGTCCGCCTTCCGCTCGGTGCCGTGCACCACCGGGACGGCGCGGGGCGCGTGCGGCTCGTCCAGGACGTGCCGGAGTGGACGGATCTGGTGGACCTCGCTTTCGAGGAGATCCGGCGGTGCTCGACGGACACCCCGCAGGTGTCCCGACGACTGCTGGCCGGCATCGACGATCTCCTGCTGCTCGCCCCCGCCGACCGGAGGAAGCCACTGCTCAGGCACCGCGCGCTGCTGGCGCAGGCGGTGGAGCGCTCGGTGCCCGAGGCCGCGGAGCGGGCGTTCGCGCTGCTCCCGGACCATCAGGGAATCGGCTGA